In the Vanessa cardui chromosome 10, ilVanCard2.1, whole genome shotgun sequence genome, one interval contains:
- the LOC124533116 gene encoding uncharacterized protein LOC124533116, giving the protein MYALFVLFLITTTEAKRALDDIPEIRSDYKVFNNYGNNEQSETVQQGFDFGHVYRNSFRDPSHRRFEPESEMPESKQGGKIKEIIKKSRQNKLNLNDHPQLFLSPRDEILHHKKNNISLDYKGETTLKTNRPLGIDFSNLLERNLANPLAHVRNKAFKEKYNKNLGTVKSKAIETNLRGNLSDYFQENTFFAKPKEETQWTTCTEFAKRAVFHPDDVVNTKWLPFYIWSTRTEKSPAIVHTFSYPTKKIVQFYKSTYSRYIRNINWKEPKLLLKESRDILLIAGDRRGLFYGIPKQELPSAVEGKNITLPLITLRMKIHDPYLAMLYCDENYALLMAELGTEPQSDQDKTLEASTLKFRGVGYTAYRDLEAEAMLERLEKLRKIEAESRKIIQIPIPSGDVDFQTKH; this is encoded by the exons ATGTATGCATTgttcgttttgtttttaatcacGACTACAGAAGCGAAAAGAGCATTGGATGATATACCAGAGATACGATCAGactataaagtttttaataattacggAAATAATGAACAATCAGAAACGGTTCAACAAGGATTTGACTTTGGACATGTGTACAGAAACAGTTTTCGAGATCCGAGCCACAGACGATTTGAACCAGAGAGCGAAATGCCTGAATCAAAGCAGGGCGGCAAAATTAAGGAAATAATCAAGAAATCTCGACAGAATAAGTTGAATCTGAATGATCATCCGCAACTATTCTTGAGTCCGAGAGATGAAAttttacatcataaaaaaaataacatatcttTAGACTATAAAGGAGAAACAACTTTGAAAACTAATAGACCACTGGGGATCGATTTTTCTAATCTCTTAGAAAGAAATCTAGCAAACCCTCTTGCTCATGTAAGAAACAAAGCATTCAAAgagaaatacaataaaaatttaggCACAGTTAAAAGTAAAGCAATCGAAACAAATCTTCGAGGCAACTTATCTGATTATTTTCAAGAAAATACATTCTTCGCGAAACCTAAAGAAGAAACGCAATGGACTACATGCACTGAATTCGCTAAACGAGCGGTCTTTCATCCCGATGATGTAGTCAACACTAAATGGCTGCCTTTCTATATATGGTCAACAAGAACAGAAAAAAGTCCTGCAATAGTTCATACTTTTTCATATCCAACCAAAAAG attgtacaattttataaatctacCTATTCTCGTTATATCAGAAACATAAATTGGAAAGAACCGAAACTGCTTTTAAAGGAATCAAGAGATATTCTCTTAATTGCTGGCGATAGGAGAGGATTATTTTACGGAATACCCAAACAGGAGTTACCGTCGGCCGTTGAGG gcAAAAATATAACGTTACCCCTCATAACGTTAAGAATGAAGATACATGATCCGTACCTTGCGATGTTGTATTGTGATGAGAACTATGCGCTTCTAATGGCAGAACTAGGAACCGAACCTCAAAGTGACCAAGATAAAACCCTCGAAGCTAGCACGTTGAAATTCCGAGGCGTGGGGTACACGGCTTATCGTGATTTAGAAGCAGAAGCGATGCTGGAAAGATTGGAGAAGTTGAGGAAAATAGAAGCAGAGTCCAGAAAGATCATACAGATACCAATACCTAGCGGTGATGTAGATTTCCAAACCAAACACTAA